One Dictyoglomus turgidum DSM 6724 DNA window includes the following coding sequences:
- a CDS encoding zinc-binding dehydrogenase codes for MIMKAKIAVLEGFKKPLVIKHFDIPPLPQGSILVKMVASGICGSDLHMVDGEDPRVPLPIILGHEGVGEIVEINGEKKDLNGDTLKKGDLIIWDRGVVCGECYFCKVLKTPYLCENRKIYGINRSFKDYPYLTGAYAEYIILEKKTEILKLSSKTDPTVLVMAGCSGATAVHAIDSLEDNLLDKTVVVQGGGPLGIFALALSKFQGAKNTILITGSSFRKEIAEKIGVDVVLDRTILKEEERINKILDMTYGKGADVVIEATGTNKAIPEGLRILRKGGTYIVVGVASPQEKVPVDFYDVSSKNITIKGVWVSDAEHFKKAVSFLEKNQDLFAPVVTHKISLDEINHGLDLVRERKAGKVVIEKF; via the coding sequence ATGATTATGAAAGCGAAAATTGCAGTTCTTGAAGGATTTAAAAAACCCCTTGTAATAAAACATTTTGATATTCCTCCTCTTCCCCAAGGTAGTATTTTAGTAAAAATGGTTGCTTCAGGTATCTGTGGCTCGGATCTTCACATGGTTGATGGAGAGGATCCAAGGGTACCTTTGCCTATAATATTAGGACATGAGGGGGTAGGGGAGATAGTAGAGATAAATGGAGAGAAAAAGGATTTAAATGGGGATACTCTTAAAAAGGGAGACCTTATCATATGGGATAGGGGAGTAGTCTGTGGCGAGTGTTATTTTTGCAAAGTTTTAAAAACTCCTTATCTTTGTGAAAATAGGAAAATTTATGGAATTAATAGATCTTTTAAAGATTATCCTTATCTTACTGGTGCCTATGCGGAATATATAATTCTTGAGAAGAAGACTGAAATTTTAAAATTGTCTTCTAAGACAGATCCTACGGTACTTGTTATGGCAGGATGTTCTGGAGCAACTGCTGTTCATGCTATTGACTCCCTTGAAGATAATCTTCTTGATAAAACAGTAGTGGTTCAAGGAGGAGGACCCCTTGGTATTTTTGCTTTAGCTCTTTCCAAGTTTCAAGGAGCTAAAAATACTATTCTTATTACAGGAAGTAGTTTTAGAAAAGAAATCGCAGAAAAGATAGGAGTAGATGTAGTTCTTGATAGAACTATATTAAAAGAAGAGGAAAGAATAAATAAAATCCTTGATATGACCTATGGAAAAGGTGCAGATGTAGTTATAGAGGCGACAGGAACTAATAAGGCTATACCAGAAGGTTTAAGAATTTTAAGAAAGGGTGGCACATATATTGTAGTGGGGGTTGCGTCTCCTCAAGAGAAGGTTCCTGTAGATTTTTATGATGTCTCTTCAAAAAACATTACCATAAAAGGTGTATGGGTAAGCGATGCAGAGCACTTTAAAAAGGCAGTTTCTTTTCTTGAAAAGAATCAAGATTTGTTTGCTCCTGTGGTTACCCATAAAATTTCTTTGGATGAGATAAACCATGGATTAGATCTTGTAAGGGAAAGGAAAGCAGGCAAGGTGGTTATAGAAAAATTTTAG
- a CDS encoding YgaP family membrane protein — translation MNVGKTDAVIRVIIGIVLPHLTKWGVVSGTAWGVILHIIGTILVLTAALRYCPLYKLINKSTA, via the coding sequence GTGAATGTAGGAAAAACTGATGCAGTAATAAGAGTTATCATTGGTATAGTTCTTCCTCACTTGACTAAATGGGGAGTAGTATCAGGGACTGCTTGGGGTGTAATTCTCCATATAATTGGGACAATTCTTGTATTAACCGCTGCTTTAAGATATTGCCCACTTTACAAACTCATAAATAAATCTACAGCTTAA
- the ltaE gene encoding low-specificity L-threonine aldolase, with protein sequence MRFIDLRSDTVTKPTEEMRKAMYEAEVGDDGYGEDPTVNLLEQKAAELLGKEAGLFVVSGTMGNQVALLTWTRPGDEVILESESHIYYYEAGGMAGNSGVQPFLIDGEEGVMPIEEIEKAIRPKGRVFPKTSLIVLENTHNRAGGKVLPLEYMKEVYEISRKHDIPIHLDGARIFNAAIYLGIPAKEIAKYADSVMFCLSKGLSCPMGSVLVGSKEFIEEARRKRQRLGGGLRQAGVVAACGIVALERMIDRLVEDHEKAQNLYNFLKDIEIFSVKKPDTNILKVRIKINKKAREFLEEFKKYGLLATSFDDETLRFVTHKDVSFEDIEKAKEIIYKVWESIS encoded by the coding sequence ATGAGATTTATAGATCTAAGAAGTGATACTGTTACAAAACCAACAGAAGAAATGCGTAAGGCCATGTATGAGGCAGAAGTTGGAGATGATGGATATGGAGAAGATCCTACAGTAAATTTATTAGAACAAAAAGCGGCAGAACTTTTAGGGAAAGAGGCAGGACTTTTTGTGGTATCGGGGACTATGGGAAATCAAGTAGCTTTATTAACTTGGACTCGTCCTGGAGATGAAGTTATACTCGAATCAGAATCTCATATTTATTATTATGAGGCAGGAGGAATGGCAGGAAATTCTGGGGTTCAACCATTTTTAATTGATGGGGAAGAGGGGGTAATGCCAATAGAAGAGATCGAAAAAGCCATAAGACCTAAGGGGAGGGTTTTTCCTAAAACATCCCTTATAGTTCTTGAAAATACTCATAATAGAGCTGGTGGGAAAGTTTTACCTCTTGAATATATGAAAGAGGTTTATGAAATAAGTAGAAAACATGATATTCCTATTCATCTTGATGGAGCAAGGATATTTAATGCGGCTATTTATTTAGGGATTCCTGCTAAGGAAATTGCAAAATATGCGGATTCAGTCATGTTTTGTCTTTCTAAGGGGCTTTCTTGTCCTATGGGATCAGTTCTTGTAGGGTCTAAGGAATTTATAGAGGAAGCAAGAAGAAAGAGGCAAAGGCTTGGTGGTGGATTAAGACAGGCTGGAGTAGTTGCTGCATGTGGGATTGTTGCTCTTGAGAGGATGATTGACAGATTAGTAGAGGATCATGAAAAAGCTCAAAATTTGTATAACTTTTTAAAGGATATAGAAATTTTTAGTGTTAAAAAGCCTGATACTAATATTTTAAAGGTGAGAATTAAAATTAATAAAAAAGCAAGAGAATTTTTAGAAGAGTTTAAAAAATATGGACTTCTTGCCACAAGTTTTGATGATGAAACTTTAAGGTTTGTAACTCACAAAGATGTATCCTTTGAGGATATAGAAAAGGCAAAGGAAATCATTTATAAAGTATGGGAAAGTATTAGTTGA
- a CDS encoding polysaccharide deacetylase family protein: protein MKGLVVILLFSLFFVPSFAIQEYPKPDKLCALTFDDGPDARLTPRVLDKLEKYNVVATFFLVGQRINSSVKPVLDRMVAMGCEFGNHSWDYNPMDKMDPEMIKEYIKRTNETIQAYTGKVPQFFRPPNLAVSRTMFDVIDMPFVSGVLGFDWAGCDRTPENIANNVLKGIKDGAIILLHDVQPEPHPTPEALDILIPALKKMGYEFVTLTELFKRKGVDPKDPKYKYKLWVYVEP from the coding sequence ATGAAAGGTCTTGTTGTGATTTTACTTTTTTCCTTGTTCTTTGTACCCTCTTTTGCTATCCAGGAATATCCCAAACCAGACAAGCTTTGTGCTTTAACCTTTGATGATGGGCCTGACGCAAGACTTACTCCAAGGGTACTTGACAAGCTTGAGAAATACAATGTGGTTGCCACCTTTTTCTTAGTAGGACAAAGGATAAACAGTAGTGTAAAACCTGTCCTTGACAGAATGGTAGCCATGGGATGTGAGTTTGGAAACCATTCTTGGGACTATAACCCCATGGACAAAATGGATCCTGAGATGATTAAAGAGTACATAAAAAGGACTAATGAAACTATACAGGCATATACAGGAAAGGTTCCTCAGTTTTTCCGTCCCCCAAATCTTGCCGTATCAAGGACCATGTTTGATGTGATTGACATGCCTTTTGTAAGTGGAGTTCTTGGTTTTGATTGGGCAGGTTGCGATAGAACTCCTGAAAATATTGCCAATAATGTTTTAAAAGGCATAAAAGATGGTGCCATCATACTTTTACATGACGTACAGCCAGAGCCCCATCCAACGCCTGAGGCTTTAGACATCTTAATCCCAGCTCTCAAGAAAATGGGTTATGAATTTGTCACTTTAACTGAGCTTTTTAAGAGGAAAGGAGTAGATCCTAAAGATCCAAAATATAAATATAAGCTTTGGGTCTATGTAGAGCCATAA
- a CDS encoding family 16 glycosylhydrolase: MRKYFSFLLLTLMILFITGCAPKPQTPPVTEQNILQNGDFSKPLIYISESYPELPNGDFDTQGTWLFRIGDGAQATGKVENGVLKVDITNGGPNSWSVQVLQSPIKVEYLGIYEVSFDAWASKNRKIGVKVGANGYKGWTPYNPGPSGQVDQSGGYAINITTTRQTYTFQFKMVYETDENARFEFQLGQDDGTIYIDNVKLIKVGTAEPPAPPPALGQKYWYATVWEENFDSTSINENIWSFEIGNGQANGIPGWGNGELEYYKQENAYVDNGVLVIEAKQESVTDQYGSYNYTSARMKTQGKFNVKFGRIEFRAKLPKGKGIWPALWLLGEDITTVGWPNCGEIDVMELLGHEPNKVYGTVHGPGYSGASGKGSNYTLPSGDFSQDFHIFAIEWDPIGISWYVDDQKFFTITRPEIELYGNWVFDHPFFIIMNVAVGGYWPGYPDDTTVFPQKMYVDYIKVYKGVTMEEVNNGSFEYPFTNDQQNWPDDWFLWYGSPYGMGGTASANIDTTNKMAIVDVQDTGWESWHVQFNQWVGLSAGKTYRLTFQAKAENPRDINVKFLNPTTYALYANQSYNLTTDWQTFTLEFTFNNTQDPRANLSFELGKTANPAIGKVYLKEVKLEEVK; encoded by the coding sequence ATGAGAAAATATTTCTCTTTTCTCCTTCTTACCTTAATGATATTATTTATTACAGGCTGCGCCCCAAAGCCCCAAACTCCACCTGTCACAGAACAAAACATTCTTCAAAATGGAGATTTTTCAAAACCATTAATTTATATAAGTGAGAGCTATCCAGAACTTCCCAATGGTGATTTTGATACACAAGGAACATGGCTTTTTAGGATTGGAGATGGTGCGCAAGCCACAGGAAAAGTAGAAAATGGAGTATTAAAGGTTGACATAACTAATGGAGGACCCAATAGTTGGTCGGTACAAGTATTGCAATCCCCAATTAAAGTTGAGTACTTAGGGATCTATGAGGTAAGCTTCGATGCATGGGCAAGTAAAAATAGAAAGATTGGAGTTAAGGTAGGAGCAAACGGATATAAAGGATGGACCCCATACAATCCAGGTCCATCAGGGCAAGTAGATCAATCGGGAGGCTATGCCATAAATATTACTACTACAAGACAAACCTATACTTTCCAATTTAAGATGGTTTATGAAACTGACGAAAACGCAAGGTTTGAATTTCAACTTGGTCAAGATGATGGAACTATTTATATTGATAACGTAAAACTTATAAAGGTTGGTACTGCAGAACCTCCTGCACCTCCACCAGCCTTAGGACAAAAGTATTGGTATGCGACAGTTTGGGAAGAGAACTTTGACAGTACATCAATAAATGAAAATATATGGAGCTTTGAGATTGGAAACGGACAGGCAAATGGCATTCCCGGATGGGGCAACGGAGAACTTGAATATTACAAGCAAGAAAATGCATATGTGGATAACGGAGTATTGGTTATAGAAGCAAAACAGGAAAGTGTCACTGACCAATATGGCTCATACAATTACACCTCCGCAAGAATGAAAACCCAAGGAAAGTTTAATGTGAAATTTGGAAGGATAGAATTTAGAGCAAAACTTCCAAAAGGAAAAGGAATATGGCCTGCTTTATGGCTTCTTGGTGAGGATATCACCACTGTAGGTTGGCCCAATTGTGGTGAGATAGATGTAATGGAGCTTTTAGGTCACGAACCTAACAAAGTCTATGGCACAGTACATGGTCCAGGATATTCTGGAGCAAGTGGAAAAGGAAGTAATTATACTCTTCCTTCTGGAGATTTCTCCCAGGATTTCCACATCTTTGCAATAGAATGGGATCCCATTGGAATATCATGGTATGTGGATGATCAGAAATTCTTCACCATTACAAGACCAGAAATTGAACTTTATGGAAATTGGGTATTTGATCACCCATTCTTCATAATAATGAATGTAGCAGTGGGTGGTTATTGGCCTGGATATCCTGATGACACCACTGTATTTCCACAGAAAATGTACGTAGACTACATCAAGGTATACAAAGGGGTAACCATGGAAGAAGTAAATAATGGAAGCTTTGAATATCCATTCACAAACGATCAACAAAATTGGCCCGACGATTGGTTCTTATGGTATGGATCACCTTATGGCATGGGTGGAACCGCATCCGCAAATATTGATACCACAAATAAGATGGCAATAGTAGATGTGCAAGATACAGGATGGGAGTCTTGGCATGTCCAGTTTAACCAATGGGTAGGACTTTCTGCAGGAAAGACTTATAGATTAACCTTCCAGGCAAAGGCAGAAAATCCAAGAGATATAAATGTAAAATTCTTGAATCCAACAACTTATGCTCTATATGCTAACCAAAGTTATAATCTCACTACTGATTGGCAAACCTTTACTCTTGAATTCACTTTCAACAACACTCAAGATCCAAGGGCAAATCTCTCCTTTGAGCTTGGAAAAACAGCAAATCCCGCTATAGGAAAAGTTTACTTAAAAGAAGTTAAGTTAGAAGAAGTAAAATAA
- a CDS encoding YbjQ family protein: protein MIITTTDYIPGYEVSEILGIARGSTARARNVGKDILASFRNLVGGEVVEYTKLIGEAREQALDRMIEEAKRLGADAVIGVRFGTTQIMQGVAEILAYGTAVKLRKKE, encoded by the coding sequence ATGATTATTACTACAACTGATTATATTCCTGGATACGAGGTATCTGAAATTTTAGGAATTGCGAGAGGAAGCACTGCAAGAGCAAGAAATGTGGGAAAGGATATATTGGCAAGTTTTAGGAATTTAGTAGGTGGTGAGGTTGTAGAATACACAAAATTAATTGGAGAGGCAAGAGAACAGGCATTAGATAGGATGATTGAGGAGGCAAAAAGATTAGGCGCTGACGCAGTAATAGGGGTGAGGTTTGGTACAACTCAAATTATGCAAGGAGTTGCAGAAATTTTGGCATATGGAACTGCGGTAAAACTTAGAAAAAAAGAATAA
- a CDS encoding AEC family transporter, protein MRVFFSALQGVLEIVIIIAIGYILTHKKWFEGKTADLFAKIVLNLSLPLSMIVNISSFFTKNDLISSAKGLIIPFLSILISYFLGYLLAIIFKTRKGRRGLLAGIFSLSNSIFIGLPMSQALFGDIATPYTLLYYMANTTIWWSFGVYGIILDTQEKREKILSLVLLKRIFNPPFIGFLIGVVIVLIDFKPPKFLFDSFKLIGNLTTPLSLFYVGITMYHMGFEKFKLDKDAILTFLGRFLITPVLVIILEFFIPIPKLMRDVFIIMSAMPVMVNSSIVARMYGGDYEFAVSMITYTTLFSVVIMPLYMVLLSKI, encoded by the coding sequence ATGAGGGTATTTTTCTCTGCTCTACAAGGAGTATTAGAAATAGTTATTATTATAGCCATAGGATATATACTCACCCATAAAAAATGGTTTGAGGGAAAAACCGCAGATCTTTTTGCCAAAATAGTCTTAAATCTCAGTCTTCCTCTAAGCATGATTGTAAATATCTCTTCTTTTTTCACAAAAAATGACCTTATTTCTTCTGCAAAAGGACTTATTATTCCATTTTTATCAATCCTTATATCCTACTTTTTGGGATACCTTTTAGCCATAATCTTTAAAACAAGAAAAGGAAGGAGAGGACTTTTAGCAGGAATCTTCTCTCTTTCTAACTCTATTTTTATAGGGCTTCCCATGTCCCAAGCTCTTTTTGGAGATATTGCTACACCTTATACCCTTCTCTACTACATGGCGAATACTACCATATGGTGGAGCTTTGGAGTTTATGGGATTATCTTGGATACTCAAGAAAAAAGAGAAAAGATCTTAAGCTTAGTTTTATTAAAGAGGATCTTTAATCCCCCCTTTATTGGATTCTTAATAGGTGTTGTAATAGTTTTAATAGATTTTAAACCTCCCAAATTTTTATTTGATAGCTTCAAACTAATTGGCAACCTTACTACTCCTCTCTCTTTATTTTATGTGGGTATAACAATGTACCACATGGGCTTTGAGAAATTTAAACTTGATAAGGATGCTATTCTAACCTTTTTAGGAAGATTTTTAATTACTCCAGTTCTTGTAATAATTTTAGAATTTTTTATCCCTATTCCTAAGCTTATGAGGGATGTATTCATAATTATGTCTGCAATGCCTGTTATGGTAAACTCTTCTATTGTGGCAAGAATGTATGGGGGAGACTATGAGTTTGCAGTAAGCATGATTACATACACTACTTTATTTAGTGTTGTGATAATGCCTTTATACATGGTACTTCTTTCTAAAATTTGA